A single Aminobacterium mobile DSM 12262 DNA region contains:
- the gcvPB gene encoding aminomethyl-transferring glycine dehydrogenase subunit GcvPB, protein MIRLVPPIFEKSVPGRKGYSLPKLDVPKKDVESIIPHAMLRKEEADLPEVSEVDVVRHFTRLSQLNYAVDEGLYPLGSCTMKYNPKLNEDMAKLTGFSEIHPLQDTKTVQGALALIYELSEMLAEITGMKAVSLQPAAGAHGELTGNMIIKAYHQHRGDTKRTKMIVPDTAHGTNPASAAVAGFEVVEVKSNERGNVDIEALKALMSDEIAGIMLTNPNTLGLFEEDILEIAKIIHDAGGLLYYDGANANAILGKARPGDMGFDVIHLNLHKSFSTPHGGGGPGSGPVGVCEKLVPFLPSPLVVKNNDNTYDFDYDRPLSIGKVRSFYGNFGVLVRAYTYIRTMGPDGLRAVAENAVLNANYAQAMLKKDFVLDFDRICKHEFVLSGKKQHNEFGVSTLDMAKRLMDYGFHPSTVYFPHLVEEAIMIEPPETESKEEIDAFIQALLAIAKEAEEKPECFKDAPYCTIVSRLDETQAARKPVLRWQPEEE, encoded by the coding sequence ATGATTAGGCTTGTACCGCCCATTTTTGAGAAAAGCGTGCCGGGGCGTAAAGGATACTCTCTTCCAAAGCTAGATGTACCTAAAAAAGACGTCGAGAGCATTATTCCTCACGCCATGTTGAGGAAAGAGGAAGCAGATCTTCCCGAGGTAAGCGAGGTCGACGTGGTACGTCACTTTACTCGTCTTTCTCAGTTAAATTACGCTGTAGACGAGGGGCTCTATCCTCTTGGTTCCTGTACTATGAAGTACAACCCCAAACTAAACGAGGACATGGCCAAACTTACAGGGTTCTCTGAGATACATCCATTGCAGGATACGAAAACCGTTCAGGGGGCATTGGCTCTCATATACGAGCTTTCTGAGATGCTGGCAGAAATCACCGGAATGAAAGCCGTCTCCCTACAGCCCGCAGCAGGAGCTCATGGAGAACTCACAGGGAATATGATCATCAAAGCCTATCACCAGCATCGCGGCGATACGAAGAGAACGAAGATGATCGTACCTGATACGGCTCATGGGACAAACCCTGCATCAGCTGCTGTGGCCGGATTCGAAGTCGTTGAAGTAAAATCCAACGAACGGGGCAATGTAGATATTGAAGCTCTAAAAGCCCTTATGTCTGACGAAATCGCCGGCATTATGCTCACCAACCCCAACACATTGGGGCTCTTTGAAGAAGATATCCTAGAAATTGCGAAGATCATTCACGACGCAGGTGGCCTTCTTTACTATGATGGAGCAAATGCGAACGCTATTCTCGGAAAAGCTCGACCTGGCGATATGGGATTCGATGTTATACACCTCAACCTCCATAAATCTTTCAGTACACCTCACGGCGGAGGGGGGCCTGGCTCAGGTCCAGTTGGCGTTTGCGAGAAACTCGTTCCTTTCTTACCCTCTCCATTAGTGGTGAAGAACAACGATAATACGTATGACTTCGATTACGACCGACCTCTTTCTATAGGGAAAGTACGTTCTTTCTACGGCAATTTTGGAGTGTTGGTCAGAGCCTACACGTATATTCGAACTATGGGGCCAGATGGATTAAGAGCAGTGGCAGAAAATGCCGTTCTTAATGCGAATTACGCACAGGCGATGCTCAAAAAAGATTTTGTTCTTGATTTCGATAGGATATGCAAACATGAGTTTGTTTTATCGGGGAAAAAGCAGCATAATGAATTTGGAGTGTCTACTCTTGATATGGCAAAGAGACTGATGGATTATGGATTCCACCCATCCACAGTCTACTTCCCACATCTCGTGGAAGAAGCCATAATGATAGAACCACCAGAAACAGAAAGCAAAGAAGAAATTGATGCATTCATACAAGCTCTCCTAGCTATAGCTAAGGAAGCTGAAGAGAAACCTGAATGCTTCAAGGATGCTCCGTACTGCACTATCGTTTCCAGGCTTGACGAAACGCAAGCTGCCAGAAAGCCCGTGCTCCGCTGGCAGCCTGAAGAAGAATAA
- the gcvPA gene encoding aminomethyl-transferring glycine dehydrogenase subunit GcvPA, translated as MARFIPNTEEQRQEMLRTVGVSSIDSLFADIPESIRLGKNLNIPSALSELELSRQISSMAAQNANAQDYACFLGAGVYDHFIPTVVNHLAGRQEFLTSYTPYQPEVSQGTLQTIFEYQTMICELTGMDVANASMYDGATAMAEVAFMAAASTKRSEVLVARSANPESKKVLETYAPYQHIKVTEIGFKNGQLDVDDLKKHLSDNIAAVFVQTPNFFGALEDLKGIGEIVKNAGALFAVATDLMALSLLEPPVTFGADAVIGDGQPMGNAMSFGGPGFGFLAVTKKYMRKIPGRVVGQTLDRNGKTGYVLTLQAREQHIRREKATSNICSNHNLNIVMATIYMSLMGKKGLREVAEACLQKAAYTRDLLIEDKKFKPLFDAPFFREFAVICPETPEALNKRLFEQGFIGGYSLSREYPELENSWLVAVTEKRTRDEIDRFARIARGE; from the coding sequence ATGGCACGGTTTATCCCAAATACAGAAGAACAGCGGCAAGAGATGCTTCGAACTGTCGGAGTGTCTTCTATAGATAGTCTCTTTGCCGATATACCAGAGTCGATTCGGTTGGGTAAAAATCTTAATATTCCCTCAGCCCTTTCTGAGCTGGAGCTCTCTCGCCAGATATCTTCTATGGCTGCGCAAAATGCGAATGCTCAGGACTACGCTTGTTTTCTTGGAGCCGGGGTTTATGACCACTTTATACCCACAGTGGTAAATCATCTGGCTGGCAGACAGGAGTTTTTAACCAGCTACACTCCTTATCAGCCAGAGGTAAGCCAGGGAACTCTACAAACCATATTCGAATATCAGACTATGATATGTGAACTTACGGGTATGGATGTGGCAAATGCTTCCATGTATGATGGAGCTACAGCCATGGCTGAGGTAGCTTTTATGGCTGCTGCATCTACAAAACGAAGCGAAGTGCTCGTAGCTCGTTCCGCAAATCCTGAAAGTAAAAAAGTACTTGAAACATATGCTCCATATCAACATATCAAAGTAACGGAAATAGGTTTCAAAAATGGGCAGCTTGATGTGGACGATCTAAAAAAACATCTTTCTGATAACATTGCAGCTGTCTTCGTTCAAACTCCTAATTTCTTCGGAGCTCTTGAAGACCTGAAAGGTATTGGGGAGATTGTAAAAAATGCTGGCGCTCTCTTTGCTGTAGCTACGGACCTTATGGCTCTTAGCCTTTTAGAACCTCCTGTAACTTTTGGAGCAGATGCAGTTATTGGTGATGGACAGCCCATGGGGAATGCTATGTCTTTTGGTGGCCCTGGATTTGGTTTCCTTGCTGTTACCAAAAAATACATGCGAAAAATCCCCGGACGTGTTGTAGGACAAACTCTGGACAGAAATGGGAAAACAGGTTACGTCTTGACCCTTCAGGCTCGAGAACAACACATTCGGCGCGAAAAGGCCACTTCAAATATCTGCTCTAACCACAACTTAAATATTGTTATGGCGACAATTTATATGAGTCTCATGGGCAAAAAAGGACTTCGAGAAGTAGCAGAAGCGTGTCTGCAAAAAGCTGCTTACACTCGCGATCTTCTTATTGAAGATAAAAAATTCAAGCCTCTTTTCGATGCACCTTTCTTCCGGGAATTTGCCGTAATTTGCCCGGAAACACCAGAGGCTCTCAACAAGCGTCTTTTCGAGCAAGGGTTCATTGGCGGATACTCCTTGTCCCGAGAATATCCTGAGCTCGAAAACTCTTGGCTTGTTGCAGTCACAGAGAAACGAACTCGTGATGAAATTGACCGGTTTGCCCGGATCGCAAGGGGGGAATAA
- the gcvH gene encoding glycine cleavage system protein GcvH: MAKVLKELKYTETHEWVKVEDGKARIGITDYAQHAMGDIVYVELPEEGAEVSAGSDFCVVESVKGANDVYSPVSGTIVESNSELEDSPELVNEDPYASWIAVLEMSDPSELDNLLDWEAYKKLCDSLETQEGA, encoded by the coding sequence ATGGCAAAGGTGCTTAAAGAACTGAAGTACACAGAGACTCACGAATGGGTAAAAGTAGAAGACGGTAAGGCTCGAATTGGTATTACAGATTATGCTCAGCACGCTATGGGCGACATTGTTTATGTAGAGCTTCCTGAAGAAGGAGCAGAGGTATCTGCTGGAAGCGACTTCTGCGTAGTCGAGTCTGTTAAGGGCGCGAACGATGTCTACTCTCCAGTAAGCGGAACTATTGTTGAAAGCAACTCTGAACTGGAAGACTCTCCTGAACTTGTGAATGAAGATCCCTATGCAAGTTGGATTGCTGTTTTGGAAATGTCTGATCCGTCCGAACTTGATAACCTTTTAGACTGGGAGGCCTATAAGAAGCTGTGTGACAGCCTCGAAACCCAAGAGGGGGCGTAA